A single genomic interval of Oncorhynchus gorbuscha isolate QuinsamMale2020 ecotype Even-year unplaced genomic scaffold, OgorEven_v1.0 Un_scaffold_203:::fragment_2:::debris, whole genome shotgun sequence harbors:
- the LOC124017367 gene encoding uncharacterized protein LOC124017367, with protein sequence MAERKRDRHNKEKVALQQIQKRSPAKMAGQCNYKTQYENDDTFSPSKLPDRVRRLAGEPDAARAQTGRKSLGCSPNFELIDGLLYRKKLERGFIHYREVLDEDRRFGAIATFHRRRPGTRHHSLEDTYRSVAENYWWEGMYFQIRDFVLGCPECLEQRNKRLEKGVGESRLSQTMMSHSRDVLNKLRSQREAGLFCDITLRTDGRSYSAHKAVLVAVSEYFQEVFTEMDSAPSARSDIDLTGFSESSLVSLLDFSYSSTLCVSEEDLSEVSTMARHLGMWPAVEACMALQKEQADHTSRYPNTEHSALGFPSQCPGSPMELRHHQNDRKKGLAGEGRERVSGGRVVRGLGDGFRLILDQSDESGEGSPTRRSPRRPLRPSAHPPGRNGLPLSPMHRMKLMDFKSPSCKITSSPRKNVPSNPRSQNVPSSSLPHTCTRLLRSTPGAAKEVQSMLPRTESPPQGRKPPPVPCPASTSSRQRTCSEANIVRVEEEDEKDNFRALEKYRLMSVLGLQRTSLLPRPEDLIGWRQKKRLRKLKVNNYSLTKRRKPRPQGLGGLVFGGLPLSLPLCTPANAHFLNRIIKKEPVYPISMEDRRLKRSRQPRPFPPSDRSMRSKVALPDLLQPVSRPAYGGRDLRHSVRGEEVSHPPPHLPARSGNARVPNTKRNISALGIKPEHADYAISALQLPSHGQRPNTHIPPSRAHPRNKVTMETVRVLRYNSGRLLAKAKAKPERSGMKEAGRAQHKPREKSRRTGCNQGARGVMERGPGALSRRKNSSILSPDNVPPPLHSHPLYRVIKEEPADPLPVVGPFPESPSPELGKRQIKPPVKLLDPGFLFSFCRPPEGPWWG encoded by the exons ATGgcggagaggaagagggatagaCACAATAAGGAAAAAGTAGCTTTACAGCAGATACAAAAAAGAAGTCCGGCTAAAATGGCCGGCCAATGCAACTATAAAACACAATACGAGAATGATGACACATTTTCTCCATCCAAATTACCCGACCGAGTGCGGAGGCTCGCGGGGGAGCCCGACGCCGCCCGTGCTCAGACGGGGCGTAAATCCTTGGGTTGCTCGCCAAACTTCGAATTGATTGACGGACTGCTGTACCGTAAGAAGTTGGAGAGAGGCTTCATCCATTACCGGGAGGTGCTTGACGAGGACCGACGGTTCGGGGCAATCGCCACTTTCCACCGGCGACGGCCAGGCACGCGCCACCACTCCCTGGAGGACACGTACAGATCTGTGGCCGAGAACTACTGGTGGGAGG GGATGTATTTTCAGATCCGAGACTTTGTCCTGGGATGTCCAGAGTGCCTTGAGCAGAGGAACAAGAGACTTGAG AAGGGTGTGGGCGAGAGCCGTCTCTCTCAGACAATGATGTCACACAGCCGTGACGTGTTGAATAAGCTGAGGAGCCAGCGGGAGGCTGGACTGTTCTGTGACATCACTCTGAGGACAGACGGACGCTCTTACTCTGCCCACAAGGCAGTGCTGGTGGCAGTGAGCGAGTACTTCCAGGAAGTATTCACTGAGATGGACTCCGCCCCTAGCGCCAGGTCTGACATCGATCTCACAG GTTTCAGTGAGTCTAGCCTGGTGTCTCTGCTGGACTTCTCCTACTCCtctactctgtgtgtgtctgaggagGACCTATCAGAGGTCAGCACTATGGCCCGTCATCTGGGCATGTGGCCTGCCGTGGAGGCCTGCATGGCCCTCCAGAAGGAGCAGGCAGACCACACCTCCCGCTACCCCAACACGGAGCACTCTGCCCTGGGCTTCCCATCGCAGTGCCCTGGGTCTCCCATGGAGCTCCGCCACCACCAGAATGACAGGAAGAAGGGATTGGctggagagggcagggagagggttTCTGGGGGAAGAGTGGTGAGGGGTTTGGGTGATGGCTTCAGACTGATTCTGGATCAGTCCGATGAGTCGGGGGAGGGGAGCCCCACCAGACGGTCGCCCCGTCGCCCCCTCAGACCCAGCGCCCACCCTCCAGGGCGGAACGGACTCCCCCTCAGCCCCATGCACAGGATGAAGCTCATGGACTTCAAATCCCCCTCCTGTAAAATAACCTCTTCCCCCCGAAAAAATGTCCCCTCCAACCCCCGCTCCCAAaatgtcccctcttcctccttgCCCCACACATGTACCCGTCTCCTCCGCTCCACTCCCGGGGCCGCCAAGGAGGTCCAGAGTATGCTGCCCAGGACAGAGAGCCCTCCTCAGGGCCGAAAGCCACCCCCAGTCCCCTGTCCTGCCTCCACCTCCTCCAGACAGAGGACTTGCTCTGAGGCCAACATAgtgagggtggaggaggaagatgagaaaGATAATTTCAGAGCGCTGGAGAAGTACCGGCTGATGAGCGTGCTCGGGTTACAGAGGACGTCCCTCCTCCCCAGACCGGAGGATCTGATTGGCTGGAGGCAGAAGAAACGGCTCCGGAAGCTGAAAGTCAATAACTATTCGCTGACTAAGCGGAGGAAACCCCGCCCCCAGGGGTTGGGGGGGCTGGTGTTTGGGGGGCtgcccctgtccctccctctctgcacccCTGCCAATGCCCACTTCTTGAACAGGATCATAAAGAAGGAGCCTGTGTATCCAATCAGCATGGAGGACAGGAGACTGAAGAGATCCAGACAGCCCCGTCCTTTTCCACCCAGTGACAGGAGCATGCGCAGTAAAGTGGCATTACCGGACCTGCTGCAGCCCGTGTCCAGGCCGGCCTACGGCGGCAGGGATCTCAGGCATTCTGTCAGGGGTGAAGAAGTCAGCCATCCCCCTCCGCACCTCCCGGCCCGCTCTGGGAATGCCAGAGTTCCAAATACCAAGAGGAACATCTCTGCTCTCGGGATCAAACCGGAACATGCTGACTACGCCATCTCAGCCCTGCAACTCCCCTCACATGGCCAAcgcccaaacacacacatccccccTTCCAGGGCCCACCCCAGGAACAAGGTTACCATGGAGACTGTCAGGGTGCTCCGCTACAACAGCGGGCGTCTGTTGGCCAAAGCCAAAGCCAAGCCGGAGCGGAGTGGCATGAAAGAGGCTGGGAGAGCCCAGCATAAGCCCAGAGAGAAGAGCAGGAGGACAGGGTGCAACCAGGGAGCAAGGGGGGTAATGGAGAGAGGGCCTGGAGCTCTGAGCAGAAGGAAAAACAGCAGCATCCTCAGCCCTGACaatgtccctcctcccctccatagCCATCCTCTGTACAGGGTCATCAAGGAGGAACCAGCAGACCCTCTACCCGTGGTGGGGCCTTTCCCCGAGTCGCCCTCCCCAGAGCTGGGTAAGAGGCAGATCAAGCCCCCTGTCAAGCTTCTAGATCCAGGCTTCCTCTTCAGCTTCTGCCGGCCGCCGGAGGGCCCATGGTGGgggtga